One genomic window of Natronorubrum aibiense includes the following:
- a CDS encoding IclR family transcriptional regulator yields MGGTSNRSVERAFKLIDELAENGSGGVSELAERLDMPVSTVHDYLQALVATGYVTVHDTEYRTTTRFLEVGHRQRHRLEVFKAVRDELEDVASETGEHATLLIEEDDQAVILAVQEGPDAVNLFAYPGARMPLHATAPGKAMLAHMTDDRVDEIIDRQGLVAVTSQTITDPDVLFEQLESIRQQGYAIDEGERIAGMVCIAAPILDKSDRIRGSICVCGPQSRIDETRREEIADVIQRAANVTQVNLDYV; encoded by the coding sequence ATGGGAGGGACATCAAACCGGTCGGTCGAACGGGCGTTCAAACTCATCGACGAACTCGCCGAAAACGGCAGTGGGGGCGTTTCAGAGCTCGCAGAACGGCTCGATATGCCCGTCAGTACGGTTCACGATTATTTACAGGCGCTCGTCGCGACAGGATACGTAACGGTACACGACACGGAGTACCGAACGACGACGCGGTTTCTCGAGGTCGGCCACCGCCAGCGACATCGGTTAGAGGTCTTCAAAGCGGTCCGTGATGAACTCGAGGACGTTGCATCGGAAACTGGCGAACATGCAACTCTACTGATCGAAGAAGACGATCAGGCGGTGATCCTCGCGGTTCAGGAAGGGCCGGATGCCGTTAACCTGTTCGCGTACCCGGGTGCCAGAATGCCCCTTCACGCGACTGCACCCGGAAAGGCGATGCTTGCGCACATGACTGATGACCGCGTCGACGAGATCATCGACCGGCAGGGTCTCGTTGCGGTCACCTCACAAACGATCACCGATCCCGACGTGCTCTTCGAGCAACTCGAGTCGATTCGCCAGCAGGGATACGCGATCGACGAAGGGGAACGTATCGCCGGCATGGTCTGTATCGCAGCGCCGATTCTCGATAAGAGCGATCGGATTCGCGGGTCGATCTGTGTCTGTGGGCCACAGAGCCGGATCGACGAAACACGGCGCGAGGAGATCGCGGACGTCATCCAGCGGGCCGCGAACGTCACCCAGGTAAATTTGGATTACGTGTAG
- a CDS encoding LLM class flavin-dependent oxidoreductase — protein sequence MHLGLVIPRTGAHDPTDLAIDAEQQGYDSVWMGELWGTSSVVKLAEIAASTDEVELGTAIVNVFSRTPAVLAMTAATLDQVSDGRASFGVGTSTPTAVENIHGMEFERPVRRSHETIEIITKILRDDEPVDYDGELLGVNGVPPINADVPIYHAALGPANRRVVGRLCDGWMPHNIPFSELENAFEVVERTAREADRDPDEITIAPYVPAAVSDDAEEAYDAVRGHIAYYVGSGKGYQNAVSTLFPDEAERVAEAWQAGNRGEATGLVTDEMVHELGVAGTPEDAREQLRELIAETAMDRPLVTIPEQAADELATETIDALAPVSEA from the coding sequence ATGCACCTCGGCCTGGTAATCCCACGAACTGGCGCACACGACCCGACCGATCTCGCAATCGACGCGGAACAACAGGGGTATGACTCCGTCTGGATGGGGGAGCTCTGGGGAACGAGTTCCGTCGTCAAACTCGCAGAGATCGCAGCGTCGACGGACGAGGTCGAACTCGGGACGGCCATCGTAAACGTGTTTTCGCGGACACCGGCCGTACTCGCGATGACCGCAGCGACGCTCGATCAGGTCTCGGATGGCCGCGCGTCGTTCGGCGTCGGAACGAGTACGCCGACGGCCGTCGAAAACATCCACGGTATGGAGTTCGAACGACCGGTTCGTCGCTCCCACGAGACGATCGAGATCATTACGAAAATTCTGCGCGACGACGAGCCAGTCGACTACGACGGCGAACTGCTCGGCGTCAACGGCGTTCCACCAATCAATGCGGATGTTCCGATCTATCACGCAGCGCTCGGGCCAGCCAACCGACGCGTCGTCGGGCGACTCTGTGACGGCTGGATGCCCCACAATATCCCGTTTTCCGAACTCGAGAACGCCTTCGAGGTCGTCGAACGAACAGCCCGCGAAGCCGACCGCGATCCCGACGAGATCACGATCGCGCCCTACGTTCCGGCGGCGGTCAGCGACGACGCTGAAGAAGCCTACGATGCCGTTCGCGGCCACATCGCCTACTACGTCGGAAGTGGTAAAGGCTATCAGAACGCGGTTTCGACGCTGTTCCCCGATGAAGCCGAACGCGTCGCCGAAGCGTGGCAAGCGGGTAACCGCGGAGAGGCCACCGGTCTCGTCACGGACGAGATGGTCCACGAACTCGGCGTCGCGGGGACACCCGAAGACGCGCGCGAGCAACTCAGGGAACTAATCGCCGAAACGGCGATGGACCGCCCACTGGTGACGATTCCGGAGCAGGCCGCCGACGAACTGGCCACGGAAACGATCGACGCACTCGCACCGGTTTCGGAGGCGTAA
- a CDS encoding enoyl-CoA hydratase/isomerase family protein, translated as MAAYENLSVDHDDGVATVTLDSTAGRNALSLEMANELVSVATTLGDDPDTRCIVLTHEGNFFGSGADLSQLTGDAADAPHLRELAGRAHEAISQFHRTKTPVVGGINGIAAGIGFSLALLPDLVVLGEDATLKFAYPGIGLTGDGGATFFLPRLVGLRKAKEIVLRDEAIAPDDAVEMGLATEVAPADEFDERLESLASELAAGPTHALGTATQLLTDSYERGLEGQLAAEADAIAGASKTEDYERGLEAFFGDGDPEFVGR; from the coding sequence ATGGCTGCGTACGAAAACCTGTCCGTCGACCACGACGACGGCGTCGCAACGGTAACGCTCGACAGCACGGCCGGTCGGAACGCACTCTCCCTCGAGATGGCGAACGAACTGGTGTCGGTCGCCACGACGCTTGGCGACGATCCGGACACCCGGTGTATCGTCCTAACCCACGAGGGGAACTTCTTCGGCTCCGGAGCCGACCTCTCTCAGCTCACGGGCGACGCCGCCGACGCCCCACACCTCCGGGAACTGGCCGGCCGCGCCCACGAAGCAATCTCCCAGTTCCACCGGACGAAGACACCCGTCGTCGGGGGAATCAACGGCATCGCGGCCGGTATCGGCTTCAGCCTCGCGCTGTTGCCTGATCTGGTCGTCCTCGGCGAAGACGCGACGCTGAAGTTCGCCTATCCCGGGATCGGATTGACTGGCGACGGCGGCGCGACCTTCTTCCTGCCGCGACTCGTCGGGCTCCGAAAAGCGAAAGAAATCGTCCTCCGCGACGAGGCGATCGCACCGGACGACGCCGTCGAGATGGGGCTCGCGACGGAGGTCGCACCCGCCGACGAGTTCGACGAGCGACTCGAGTCACTCGCTTCGGAACTCGCGGCTGGACCGACACACGCACTCGGCACGGCGACCCAACTGCTGACCGACAGCTACGAACGCGGCCTCGAGGGCCAACTCGCTGCTGAAGCCGACGCCATTGCCGGCGCATCCAAGACGGAAGACTACGAGCGTGGCCTCGAGGCATTCTTCGGTGACGGCGATCCCGAGTTCGTCGGCCGATAG
- a CDS encoding acyl CoA:acetate/3-ketoacid CoA transferase, producing MTVIQSRETAVELIDDGDTVGIGGFVAVGIPEYLLEGLGERYAETGTPGDLTLYHPAAEGDRQGNGVSHLVQDGMIERTIASHWGFTPDLMERIVEEDVEAYNLPFGAMDHMLRDTAAGKPGTITNVGLGTFVDPRQDGAKANDSTTEDIVDVVTLDGEEYLFYRSVPIDVAIIRGTTADENGNITMEREALESNVLAMAQAAHNSGGTVIAQVERVTETGTLDPRSVAVPGVLVDAVVEAPASHHPQTYAEAYNPAYSGEIKPPASNSPDDAPLSAKKIIARRAAMELSSDAVINLGVGVPELIPAVAAEGGIDDEITQTVESGPVGGSASGGISFGTATGHEALVASTQQFDFYDGGGLDFGFLGMAQVDPAGNINVSRFGSQLPGCGGFINITQNAETVVFCGTLTTKGLEIDVGDGELAIEREGAQPKFLESVEQITFSGEYAREIDQPVRYVTERAVFDLREDGLTLVEVAPGIDLEEDVLDQLECTPAIADDVAEMHPDLFRTEPLDLTEYVD from the coding sequence ATGACAGTCATCCAGTCACGGGAGACGGCAGTCGAGCTGATCGATGACGGCGACACCGTCGGCATCGGCGGCTTCGTGGCCGTTGGCATTCCCGAATATCTCCTCGAGGGACTCGGCGAGCGCTACGCGGAGACGGGCACACCGGGCGATCTCACATTGTATCACCCGGCTGCAGAGGGCGACCGACAGGGGAACGGCGTCTCCCATCTCGTTCAGGACGGCATGATCGAGCGGACGATCGCTAGCCACTGGGGATTCACGCCCGATCTGATGGAGCGGATCGTCGAGGAGGACGTCGAGGCGTACAACCTGCCGTTCGGTGCGATGGATCACATGCTCCGGGATACGGCGGCGGGTAAACCCGGCACGATCACGAACGTCGGCCTCGGGACCTTCGTCGACCCGCGACAGGACGGGGCGAAGGCCAACGACAGTACGACCGAGGACATCGTCGACGTCGTGACACTCGACGGCGAAGAGTACCTGTTCTATCGGTCGGTCCCCATCGACGTCGCGATTATTCGGGGAACGACCGCCGACGAGAACGGCAACATCACGATGGAACGGGAGGCCCTCGAGTCGAACGTGCTGGCGATGGCACAGGCGGCCCACAACTCCGGTGGCACCGTGATCGCGCAGGTCGAGCGCGTCACCGAGACGGGGACGCTCGATCCGCGGTCGGTCGCCGTTCCGGGCGTGCTCGTCGATGCAGTCGTCGAGGCTCCGGCGTCACACCACCCGCAGACGTACGCCGAAGCGTACAACCCCGCCTACAGCGGCGAAATCAAACCACCCGCGAGCAACTCGCCAGATGACGCACCGCTGTCGGCGAAGAAGATCATCGCCCGACGGGCCGCGATGGAGCTCTCGAGCGATGCGGTCATCAACCTCGGCGTCGGGGTCCCCGAACTCATCCCCGCCGTGGCAGCGGAAGGCGGCATCGACGACGAGATCACTCAGACTGTCGAGTCCGGCCCCGTCGGCGGCTCCGCCTCGGGCGGGATCAGCTTCGGAACCGCGACCGGCCACGAGGCGCTCGTCGCCTCCACCCAGCAGTTCGACTTTTACGACGGCGGCGGCCTCGACTTCGGCTTCCTGGGAATGGCCCAAGTCGATCCCGCGGGCAACATCAACGTGAGCCGCTTCGGCTCGCAACTGCCCGGCTGTGGCGGCTTCATCAACATCACGCAAAACGCCGAGACGGTCGTCTTCTGTGGGACGCTGACGACCAAGGGCCTCGAGATCGACGTCGGCGACGGAGAACTCGCGATCGAACGCGAGGGTGCTCAGCCGAAGTTCCTCGAGTCCGTCGAACAGATCACCTTCAGCGGCGAGTACGCTCGCGAGATCGACCAGCCAGTTCGGTACGTCACCGAACGCGCGGTCTTCGACCTTCGCGAGGACGGGCTTACGCTCGTCGAGGTCGCACCCGGCATCGACCTCGAGGAAGACGTCCTCGACCAACTCGAGTGTACGCCCGCGATTGCAGATGACGTTGCTGAGATGCATCCGGACCTCTTCCGGACGGAGCCGCTCGATCTGACTGAATACGTCGACTGA
- a CDS encoding acyl-CoA dehydrogenase family protein → MELTHEQQLIQDTVQEFVENEVGADVHDADEKQKFPEDVWDGLAELDFTGMTVPEEYGGLDVDELTYSIINEELAYGHLAVATALSVHCLATSCIRQFGSEAHKEEWLPEMARGRPVGAFALSEPDAGSNPAEMSTEARLEGDEYVINGKKQWITNGERAGVVILFAKTDRDDPDTVTQFLVPKDVEGLEVGKKEDKLGLRASDTTTLIFDDVRIPAENRLTEVGRGLKAAFSILTGGRVAIASQAVGVAQAALDDSVQYANEREQFGQPIIEHQAISQKLADMQTDVQAARLLTRDAARKNEDGVAAKAAAMAKYFASETAVDVANEAVQIHGGYGYTKDFDVERYYRDAKITTIYEGTSEIQKKIIARHLKQ, encoded by the coding sequence ATGGAGCTTACCCACGAACAGCAGCTCATCCAAGATACGGTGCAGGAGTTCGTCGAAAACGAGGTCGGTGCCGACGTTCACGATGCCGACGAAAAGCAGAAATTCCCGGAAGACGTCTGGGATGGGCTCGCGGAACTGGACTTTACCGGCATGACGGTGCCCGAGGAGTACGGCGGTCTCGACGTCGACGAACTCACCTACAGCATCATCAACGAGGAACTCGCCTACGGCCACCTCGCCGTCGCGACGGCGCTGTCGGTCCACTGTCTCGCGACGTCGTGTATCCGCCAGTTCGGCTCCGAAGCGCACAAAGAAGAGTGGCTGCCGGAGATGGCCCGTGGCCGACCCGTCGGTGCGTTCGCCCTCTCAGAACCCGACGCCGGCTCGAACCCTGCTGAGATGTCGACCGAAGCCCGACTCGAGGGCGACGAGTACGTCATCAACGGCAAGAAACAGTGGATCACGAACGGTGAGCGTGCAGGCGTCGTCATCCTGTTCGCCAAGACCGATCGCGACGACCCCGACACCGTCACCCAGTTCCTCGTGCCGAAAGACGTCGAAGGCCTCGAGGTCGGCAAGAAAGAGGACAAACTCGGCCTCCGAGCGAGCGACACGACGACGCTCATCTTCGACGATGTCCGAATTCCGGCCGAAAACCGCCTGACTGAGGTCGGTCGCGGACTCAAAGCCGCGTTCTCGATCCTGACTGGCGGCCGCGTGGCGATCGCGAGTCAGGCGGTCGGCGTCGCACAGGCTGCCCTCGACGACTCGGTCCAGTACGCGAACGAACGCGAGCAGTTTGGCCAACCGATCATCGAACACCAGGCGATCAGCCAGAAACTCGCCGACATGCAGACAGACGTCCAGGCAGCGCGCCTGCTGACTCGTGATGCTGCGCGGAAAAACGAGGATGGCGTCGCAGCGAAGGCCGCGGCGATGGCGAAGTACTTCGCCAGCGAGACGGCCGTCGACGTAGCGAACGAGGCCGTCCAGATCCACGGCGGCTACGGCTACACCAAAGACTTCGACGTCGAGCGCTACTACCGCGACGCCAAGATCACGACGATCTACGAAGGAACGTCCGAGATCCAGAAAAAGATCATCGCCCGCCACCTCAAACAGTAG
- a CDS encoding 3-hydroxyacyl-CoA dehydrogenase family protein, which translates to MDVETINRVGVIGAGTMGSGIAQVAATHGYDVVMRDIEQEFVENGFETIDDSLGRLVSNETLTEDEAAAVRDRITGTTELEDLADCDLVVEAALEDLDIKRDIFGDLDEIAADDAVLATNTSTLSITSIAAATERPESVVGLHFMNPVPVMPGVEIVVGEQTDPELVDVAHEFAEDLEKTTWESDDKPGFVTNRILMPWINEGIRAFDEGVATKEDIDAGMELGTNVPMGPLTLADHIGLDICLHATETLHEELGDRYKPAYLLKRKVEAGELGKKTGSGFYEYD; encoded by the coding sequence ATGGACGTAGAGACGATCAACCGCGTCGGCGTTATCGGCGCGGGAACGATGGGTAGTGGTATCGCACAGGTCGCCGCCACACACGGCTACGATGTCGTGATGCGCGACATCGAACAGGAGTTCGTCGAGAACGGCTTCGAGACGATCGACGACAGTCTGGGTCGACTCGTCTCGAACGAGACGCTCACCGAAGACGAGGCCGCAGCTGTTCGCGACCGAATCACCGGCACGACCGAACTCGAGGACCTCGCGGACTGTGACCTCGTCGTTGAGGCAGCGCTCGAGGATCTCGATATCAAACGCGATATCTTCGGCGACCTCGACGAAATCGCAGCCGACGACGCCGTGCTCGCGACGAACACGAGCACGCTTTCGATCACGTCGATTGCCGCAGCGACGGAGCGACCGGAGTCGGTCGTCGGACTGCACTTCATGAACCCCGTGCCGGTGATGCCAGGTGTCGAGATTGTCGTTGGCGAACAGACCGACCCCGAACTCGTCGATGTCGCCCACGAGTTCGCCGAGGATTTGGAGAAGACGACTTGGGAGTCGGACGACAAGCCCGGCTTCGTCACGAACCGCATTCTCATGCCTTGGATCAACGAGGGGATTCGCGCGTTCGACGAAGGCGTCGCGACGAAAGAGGACATCGACGCGGGGATGGAACTCGGGACGAACGTGCCGATGGGGCCGCTGACGCTCGCCGACCACATCGGTCTCGATATCTGTCTGCACGCCACGGAAACGCTTCACGAGGAACTCGGCGATCGGTACAAACCGGCCTACCTCCTCAAGCGGAAAGTCGAGGCGGGCGAACTCGGTAAAAAGACGGGTTCGGGCTTCTACGAGTACGACTGA
- a CDS encoding thiolase C-terminal domain-containing protein, which produces MSKAFVAGTGMTAFGTFPDRRGRDMFAEAGLAALDDAGLGPEDIDEVFYGNFIGTLAENQGHQGPLAAEALGTTAPSRRVESACASSGLAIRDAVRAVRSGEADVVVAGGMERMSNMGTAGATDGLARAADDLFEIRSGVTFPAAYALMARAYFDEFGGDREDLAHIAVKNHDNALVNDHAHLQEEITVDDVLESPEIAAPLTLYDACPISDGAAALVLLSPSYAEEHGLDSGVAITGSGHGGDTMALQDRQSLATAPATRDAAEEAYDDAGISPDDVGFVEVHDCFTIAEVLALEGLGLYSYGEGIGAARRGETRRDGDLPVNLSGGLKAKGHPVGATGAAQVAAVSNLLTGIHPRADAVSEDVTVGLAHNAGGTVASAAVHVLEVTR; this is translated from the coding sequence ATGTCGAAGGCATTCGTCGCCGGAACAGGGATGACTGCGTTCGGAACGTTCCCCGATCGGAGAGGGAGAGATATGTTTGCAGAAGCCGGGCTCGCTGCGCTCGACGATGCCGGGCTTGGCCCTGAGGACATCGACGAGGTGTTTTACGGCAACTTCATCGGGACGCTTGCGGAAAATCAGGGCCATCAGGGACCGCTGGCAGCCGAAGCACTGGGTACGACCGCCCCGTCTAGGCGGGTCGAAAGCGCGTGTGCCTCGAGTGGCCTCGCGATTCGAGATGCAGTCCGTGCGGTCCGAAGCGGCGAGGCAGATGTCGTCGTCGCGGGTGGAATGGAACGGATGAGCAACATGGGAACTGCTGGAGCGACCGACGGATTGGCCCGTGCCGCCGACGATCTCTTCGAGATTCGATCCGGCGTCACGTTCCCCGCAGCGTACGCGTTGATGGCACGAGCGTACTTCGACGAGTTCGGCGGCGATCGTGAAGATCTCGCTCACATTGCCGTCAAGAATCACGACAACGCACTCGTCAACGACCACGCCCACCTCCAAGAGGAGATCACCGTCGACGACGTCCTCGAGTCACCAGAAATCGCGGCCCCGCTCACGCTGTACGACGCCTGTCCGATCAGTGACGGCGCAGCCGCACTCGTCTTGCTGTCGCCCTCCTACGCCGAGGAACACGGTCTCGACAGTGGCGTTGCGATCACGGGCTCGGGCCACGGCGGCGATACAATGGCTCTGCAGGATCGCCAGTCGCTCGCAACGGCCCCAGCGACACGCGACGCTGCCGAGGAGGCCTACGACGACGCGGGAATCAGCCCTGACGACGTCGGCTTCGTCGAAGTCCACGACTGCTTTACGATCGCCGAAGTGCTCGCCCTCGAAGGCCTCGGCCTCTACAGCTACGGGGAAGGGATCGGCGCGGCCCGACGCGGCGAGACGCGCCGCGACGGCGACCTCCCAGTGAACCTCTCGGGTGGACTCAAAGCGAAGGGTCACCCCGTCGGCGCAACCGGCGCAGCACAGGTCGCAGCCGTCAGCAATCTGCTTACCGGCATTCATCCACGAGCCGATGCCGTCAGCGAGGATGTCACCGTCGGCCTCGCACACAACGCGGGTGGGACGGTTGCCAGTGCAGCCGTGCACGTTCTGGAGGTGACACGATGA
- a CDS encoding Zn-ribbon domain-containing OB-fold protein, with product MTDTQDGCYDAFLDALEASDGYYYECADGHALVPPRRVCPHCGDRELERVELPETGSIVTHTTVAVPTPQFEDDAPYVTAIATFGQAKLTGILRDVDPNDVEIGQEVTVTVDTAETTGDRTITFDRHS from the coding sequence ATGACGGACACACAGGATGGGTGCTACGACGCGTTCCTCGACGCACTCGAGGCCAGCGACGGCTACTACTACGAGTGTGCGGATGGTCACGCGCTGGTCCCACCCCGACGTGTCTGTCCACACTGCGGTGACCGAGAGTTAGAGCGGGTGGAACTGCCTGAAACGGGTTCGATCGTCACCCACACGACTGTCGCCGTTCCAACGCCGCAGTTCGAAGACGATGCGCCGTACGTCACGGCGATCGCGACGTTCGGACAGGCCAAACTGACCGGTATCCTTCGAGACGTCGATCCGAACGACGTCGAAATCGGGCAGGAAGTCACCGTCACCGTCGACACAGCCGAAACCACTGGCGATCGGACGATCACGTTTGACCGACACAGCTAG
- a CDS encoding acyl-CoA thioesterase translates to MSHTTPITIDWGDTDAGGLIYYPRFFHFVIVGLNDYFSQATDGEHPMESYRKDGYLLPAVEASASFHSPLRAGDTALLETTVVDSGTSSLTVAFTIVRPSTDERVADGEVSFVFVDETFEATPLPDDMRECIRERGDAAN, encoded by the coding sequence ATGTCACACACGACACCGATCACCATCGACTGGGGTGATACCGACGCCGGCGGGCTCATCTACTATCCACGGTTCTTTCATTTCGTGATCGTCGGGCTGAACGACTACTTCAGTCAGGCCACTGACGGCGAGCATCCGATGGAATCGTACCGGAAAGATGGGTATCTCCTCCCCGCAGTCGAGGCGTCGGCGTCGTTTCACTCGCCGCTTCGGGCTGGCGACACCGCGCTCCTCGAGACGACCGTCGTCGACAGCGGTACGTCGTCGCTGACGGTGGCGTTTACCATCGTGCGACCGTCGACCGACGAACGCGTCGCCGACGGCGAGGTGTCGTTCGTCTTCGTCGACGAGACGTTCGAGGCGACGCCGTTGCCCGACGACATGCGCGAGTGTATCCGAGAACGCGGTGACGCAGCGAACTAA
- a CDS encoding acyl-CoA synthetase has translation MGVDYDTIVEEFEWNIPESYTVTSTVADHAASFGDRVAVHFLSDDGHREERTYADLRDGMNQFANGLEELGVGKGDRTMHLLPRHPDTFVIQLGALATGSLLVPCSSMLRAKDIEFRANDCNATTIVVHESLTDMVEPVLEETPLERVIVLEGDEDALDDDRWTTFQSVMDGQSTDYDGPDLAAEDPMSINYTSGTTGQPKPVLHKHRWQYCFNQINAPYWWGVDEDTDLEEELLWATTGTGWAKWFWSPIGVGLTTGATQLIYDGDFEPETFLQILEDEGVTKLCAVPTQYRMFANADLDDYDVQLNDTLSAGEPLNREPIERIQDAWGVTPRDGYGQTETVALVTNYPGIDVKTGSMGKPTPGVGATIIEVDEEEEVETGEIGEIAVPVDSPAIFDGYYEKPELDEQKLSGEYYRTGDLASQDEDGYFFFEGRADDIIISSGYRIGPFEVEDALVSHDAVAEAAAVDSPHDERGSVVKTYVILAEGYEGSDDLKVELQEFMKEETAPYKYPRRIEFVDELPKTSSGKIRRVELRQQEQEKHS, from the coding sequence ATGGGTGTGGATTACGATACCATAGTCGAGGAGTTCGAATGGAATATTCCGGAATCGTATACGGTCACGTCGACCGTCGCCGACCACGCGGCGTCGTTCGGCGACCGAGTCGCCGTTCACTTTCTGAGCGACGACGGCCATCGGGAGGAACGAACCTACGCCGACCTTCGCGACGGGATGAACCAATTTGCAAACGGCCTCGAGGAACTGGGTGTCGGCAAGGGCGACCGGACCATGCACTTGCTCCCGCGGCATCCAGACACGTTCGTGATCCAGCTCGGTGCACTCGCGACTGGCTCGTTGTTGGTCCCGTGTTCGTCGATGCTGCGAGCAAAAGATATCGAGTTCCGTGCGAACGACTGTAACGCGACGACAATCGTCGTCCACGAGTCGCTCACCGACATGGTCGAACCCGTACTCGAGGAGACGCCACTCGAGCGCGTGATCGTTCTCGAGGGTGACGAGGACGCGCTCGACGACGATCGTTGGACGACGTTCCAGTCGGTGATGGACGGGCAGTCGACCGACTACGATGGTCCTGATCTCGCGGCCGAGGACCCGATGTCGATCAATTATACCAGCGGAACGACCGGTCAGCCGAAGCCAGTCCTACACAAACACCGCTGGCAGTACTGCTTCAATCAGATCAACGCGCCGTACTGGTGGGGCGTCGACGAAGACACCGATCTCGAGGAGGAACTGCTGTGGGCGACGACCGGCACCGGCTGGGCCAAGTGGTTCTGGAGTCCGATCGGTGTCGGACTGACGACGGGCGCGACGCAGTTGATCTACGATGGCGACTTCGAACCGGAGACGTTCCTCCAGATCCTCGAGGACGAAGGCGTCACGAAACTCTGTGCGGTCCCGACCCAGTACCGGATGTTCGCGAACGCCGACCTCGACGACTACGACGTCCAGTTGAACGACACGCTGTCGGCGGGCGAACCACTCAACCGCGAGCCGATCGAGCGCATTCAGGACGCGTGGGGCGTCACGCCACGCGACGGCTACGGCCAGACCGAGACGGTCGCACTCGTGACGAACTACCCGGGCATCGACGTCAAGACCGGCAGCATGGGGAAACCAACCCCCGGCGTCGGGGCGACGATCATCGAGGTCGACGAGGAAGAAGAGGTTGAAACCGGCGAGATCGGCGAGATCGCGGTGCCGGTCGACTCCCCAGCGATCTTCGACGGCTACTACGAAAAACCGGAACTCGACGAGCAGAAACTCTCGGGTGAGTACTACCGTACCGGTGACTTGGCCTCTCAGGACGAAGACGGCTACTTCTTCTTCGAAGGCCGCGCCGACGACATCATCATCTCCTCCGGATACCGCATCGGCCCATTCGAAGTCGAAGACGCACTCGTCAGCCACGACGCCGTCGCCGAGGCAGCCGCCGTCGACAGCCCACACGACGAACGTGGCAGCGTCGTCAAAACCTACGTCATCCTCGCCGAGGGCTACGAGGGCAGCGACGACCTCAAGGTCGAACTGCAGGAGTTCATGAAAGAGGAGACGGCTCCGTACAAATACCCCCGCCGGATCGAGTTCGTCGACGAACTCCCCAAGACCTCGAGTGGCAAGATCCGCCGCGTCGAGCTTCGCCAGCAGGAGCAAGAAAAACACAGCTAG
- a CDS encoding halocarboxylic acid dehydrogenase DehI family protein, whose translation MDTSKQLYELEATGWKRGLYDDVKRTFRAPIVNWIFRTTIANYPEFVRYAWGQVKPAFETARFGQFSVTYRDTVLSAVSADTSIPTYRCDELEVSPSEYGELRGQLETYDIVAPRLAVLFELVDRALSEKPIGTEPDRTRAATAPLPAWLDADRGRPPTMVAFDESPAELADVVDGIQSFHGLEDGLPSIYRTVAQWPGYLLPMWNDLEPVLRSDGFSTAVDDGRAVVTEYVDSLAYTPQLGPDALAQQGLDESAIDELQDLFREFNQGVIETVIPALPVYATTVDAVGSRSLE comes from the coding sequence ATGGACACGAGCAAGCAACTCTACGAACTCGAGGCCACGGGCTGGAAGCGAGGGCTGTATGACGACGTCAAACGGACGTTCCGCGCGCCGATCGTCAACTGGATCTTCCGAACGACGATCGCGAACTACCCCGAGTTCGTTCGGTACGCATGGGGGCAGGTGAAACCGGCGTTCGAGACCGCTCGCTTCGGCCAGTTTTCGGTTACGTATCGCGATACCGTTCTCTCGGCGGTTTCGGCGGACACATCGATTCCGACCTATCGCTGTGACGAACTCGAAGTATCCCCGTCCGAATACGGTGAACTTCGCGGCCAACTCGAGACGTACGATATCGTCGCCCCGCGCCTCGCCGTCCTCTTCGAACTCGTCGACAGAGCGCTGTCCGAGAAACCGATCGGCACTGAGCCCGATCGAACTCGAGCAGCGACCGCACCGTTGCCCGCCTGGCTCGATGCCGATCGAGGGCGGCCGCCGACGATGGTCGCGTTCGACGAGTCGCCGGCGGAACTGGCCGACGTTGTCGACGGGATCCAGTCGTTTCACGGTCTCGAGGACGGCCTGCCGAGTATCTACCGGACAGTTGCCCAGTGGCCCGGATATTTACTCCCGATGTGGAACGATCTCGAACCGGTGCTCCGCAGTGACGGGTTCTCGACGGCGGTCGATGACGGTCGCGCAGTCGTCACCGAGTACGTGGACTCACTCGCTTACACGCCACAACTCGGCCCCGACGCGCTCGCACAGCAGGGCCTCGACGAATCGGCGATCGACGAACTTCAGGATCTGTTCAGGGAGTTCAATCAGGGTGTGATCGAGACCGTCATCCCAGCGCTGCCGGTGTACGCAACGACGGTCGACGCCGTCGGCAGCCGCTCGCTCGAGTAA